The Winogradskyella schleiferi genome has a window encoding:
- a CDS encoding SprT-like domain-containing protein, whose translation MQANLSNYIPAAAKSMISELLAIDNLVVKVKSERKTRHGDYRELPNGKHQITVNSNLNCYRFLITLIHEIAHFEAYKKHGRFIKPHGKEWKYTFQHLMLPFLRPEIFPSELLPLLAHHFKNPKASSDTDTQLAFALKQFNEVNDKTFVFELSLNQTFKLYNGKVFRKGNKRRKRYECVEVKSGKLYLFNPNAEVELLEE comes from the coding sequence ATGCAAGCGAACCTTTCAAATTATATTCCTGCTGCGGCAAAATCAATGATTAGCGAACTTTTAGCTATCGATAATTTGGTCGTGAAAGTAAAGAGTGAACGGAAAACACGTCATGGTGATTACAGGGAATTGCCAAACGGCAAACATCAGATTACAGTTAACTCTAATTTGAATTGCTATCGGTTTTTAATTACCTTAATTCACGAAATCGCCCATTTCGAGGCTTATAAAAAACATGGTCGATTTATAAAACCACACGGAAAAGAGTGGAAATACACTTTTCAGCATTTGATGTTGCCTTTTTTACGTCCCGAAATTTTCCCTTCGGAATTATTGCCTTTATTAGCCCATCATTTTAAGAATCCAAAAGCGTCTAGCGACACAGACACGCAACTCGCCTTCGCCTTGAAGCAATTCAACGAAGTCAATGATAAAACATTTGTATTTGAATTATCTTTGAATCAAACCTTTAAGCTTTACAATGGTAAGGTGTTTAGAAAAGGAAATAAACGAAGAAAGAGATATGAATGTGTCGAAGTTAAGTCAGGTAAATTATATTTGTTTAATCCAAATGCAGAGGTCGAATTATTGGAAGAATAA
- a CDS encoding HAD family hydrolase, protein MKYECIIFDCDGVLVDSEPLGNQVLVDMANELGANIDLDYAYQHFKGNALNNCVDQISDLIAVELPSNFESEYRRRSFERFQSHIKPVEGVLDVVKNLKIPFCVASSGPENKIQLNLQLTGLWPYFKSHVFSCYSVQKWKPDPAVFLWAADTMGFQPSECVVIEDSLVGVSAAIEGGFDVFGFTAHDYRNELREYATKTFDSFLMLPELLEY, encoded by the coding sequence ATGAAATATGAATGTATTATTTTCGACTGTGATGGCGTGTTGGTAGATAGCGAACCACTGGGAAATCAGGTTCTTGTTGATATGGCAAATGAATTGGGAGCTAATATCGATCTCGATTATGCATACCAACATTTTAAAGGAAATGCCTTAAATAATTGTGTCGATCAAATTTCAGATTTAATAGCTGTGGAATTACCTTCAAATTTCGAATCGGAATACAGAAGGCGTTCCTTCGAAAGATTTCAAAGTCATATCAAACCTGTTGAAGGCGTTTTAGATGTAGTGAAAAATCTTAAAATACCATTTTGCGTGGCTTCAAGTGGCCCTGAAAACAAAATACAACTCAATCTTCAATTAACCGGTTTATGGCCTTATTTCAAATCCCATGTTTTTAGTTGTTATAGCGTTCAAAAATGGAAACCAGATCCGGCGGTTTTTCTATGGGCAGCTGACACTATGGGCTTTCAGCCTTCGGAATGTGTGGTGATCGAAGATAGCCTCGTTGGCGTTAGTGCAGCCATTGAAGGCGGCTTTGATGTGTTTGGTTTTACTGCTCACGACTACAGAAATGAGTTACGGGAGTATGCGACCAAAACTTTTGATAGCTTTTTAATGTTACCAGAACTACTGGAATATTGA
- a CDS encoding FG-GAP-like repeat-containing protein codes for MSKKLRYLKLFLSVFFLGFAINNQVYSQTFERAEIAAGLGILEENNGVAVADYDGDNDLDIFVVAKAKDDTDSPKTLSRLFRNENNGSFTDVTEIAGFQDLVNQQEGGEDYFGLDGFKNGASWGDFNNDGFPDLFLTFSFKVQLWRNLGNGSFANISEIAGFDTVNECRNTGATWFDYNNDGLLDIYVNDWDACGSNQLYKNNGNNTFTDVTVSTGIQASIDLASYAAMPFDFNDDGFMDLLVSNDLSKPNSLFINNAGNTFTEQALAYGVGTAGDDMGISIVDYNNDGDFDVFVTAIEDNFFLDNNGDNTFVEIANSLNVGYTNWAWGNNFSDFDLDGDEDLYIVNGYDFLDTSTQPNFYFRNFTAQGQVTFEDASAELGLNEQTISVESIDWDYDNDGDIDLFVTNSDGPSFLYENKTLNFNDTNASMHWFKIHLEGTTSNRDAIGTILTLTTTTGTLKRYYSGVGFLSQSLQAVHFGLNNETLITELQIKWPSGLIETFNDLDADVTIKATEGQGYQVLDILPSQKIYGCTDPMSCTYDPTATLEDGSCTYLESQAIEGNNVSSFLSTETYSYNIAEGSSANWQVSGGEILSGQGTDTITVKWHLEESGQIIVLESDDSCSSLAVTLDVELGADNLPENMSIARLWNEALLESIRTDFARPTVHARNLFHASVAMYDTWAIYDQTARPYLMGNTVNGFSTELETFVPIESIEESQKRAISYAMYRLLTHRFQNSPGVEGTQARFDLIMDKLGYDTNYSSLLYEFGNAAALGNYVAQTIIDYGLQDGSREATGYDNAYYQPVNAPYALDISTNDPISDPNRWQPLGLDTFIDQGGNIVDGNVPPFLSPEWGNVFSFALSDDDKLTYERDGNFFNVFHDPSDPPYINLMEENISSEAYKWGFSMVSVWQSHLDPSDGVLWDISPNTIGNVDINTFPTNYEDYPSFYNFIEGGGQGAGHTLNPVTGSPYDLNMVPRGDYARVLAEFWADGPHSETPPGHWFTILNYVSDHPQFEKRFQGEGDLLDPIEWEVKSYFILGGGMHDSAISAWSVKGWYDYIRPISAIRSMAERGQSSNPSLDNYHIGGIRLIENYIEVVEEGDPLAGFADQHVGKIKLYTWKGHDFINDTETDQAGVGWILAENWYPYQRPTFVTPPFAGFVSGHSTFSRAAAELMTMMTGSEFFPGGMGEFVAKQNEFLVFEEGPSVDVVLQWATYRDASDQTSLSRIWGGIHPPADDIPGRFIGQAVAEDVFSFAVPYFEAETLNIDDLDEDMVIYPNPTTNRTLFITHTTLEDSIEVFDIRGRKIEINDRGYDSLSHTTSIKLNTAAIGLYMLKINGNSNMIVVKD; via the coding sequence ATGTCAAAAAAATTACGCTATTTAAAACTTTTTTTATCAGTCTTTTTTTTAGGTTTTGCTATTAATAATCAGGTTTATAGTCAAACATTTGAACGTGCGGAAATTGCTGCAGGTCTAGGTATTCTTGAAGAAAATAATGGAGTTGCTGTCGCTGATTACGATGGTGATAATGATCTTGATATTTTTGTGGTTGCCAAAGCAAAGGACGATACCGACAGTCCAAAAACTTTAAGTCGTTTATTTAGAAATGAAAATAATGGCTCTTTTACAGATGTAACTGAAATAGCTGGTTTTCAAGATTTAGTAAACCAACAAGAAGGCGGTGAAGATTATTTTGGATTAGATGGTTTTAAGAATGGAGCTTCTTGGGGTGATTTTAACAATGATGGTTTCCCAGATTTATTTTTAACGTTTTCCTTTAAAGTACAATTGTGGAGAAATCTTGGTAATGGTTCATTTGCAAATATCTCCGAAATTGCCGGTTTTGATACTGTGAACGAATGCCGAAATACTGGAGCTACTTGGTTTGATTATAATAATGACGGCTTATTGGATATTTATGTTAACGATTGGGATGCTTGTGGAAGTAATCAACTTTATAAAAATAATGGTAACAATACATTTACAGATGTTACAGTCTCAACGGGTATTCAAGCTTCCATAGATTTAGCAAGTTACGCAGCTATGCCTTTTGATTTCAATGATGATGGTTTTATGGACTTATTGGTTTCTAATGATTTAAGCAAACCCAATAGTCTTTTCATAAACAATGCAGGGAATACCTTTACCGAACAGGCACTAGCTTATGGTGTGGGAACAGCTGGAGATGATATGGGGATTTCAATTGTTGACTATAATAATGATGGTGACTTTGATGTTTTTGTTACTGCTATAGAAGATAATTTCTTTTTGGATAACAATGGCGATAATACTTTTGTAGAAATTGCTAACTCATTGAATGTTGGCTATACCAATTGGGCTTGGGGTAATAATTTTTCGGACTTCGATTTAGATGGTGATGAGGATCTGTATATCGTTAATGGTTATGATTTTTTAGATACAAGTACTCAGCCAAATTTCTATTTTAGAAACTTTACAGCACAAGGACAGGTAACTTTTGAAGATGCTTCAGCCGAATTAGGATTAAATGAACAAACCATTAGTGTTGAATCTATTGATTGGGATTATGATAATGATGGAGATATCGATTTATTTGTGACAAATAGTGATGGCCCTTCGTTTTTGTATGAAAATAAAACGTTGAATTTCAACGATACAAATGCTTCCATGCATTGGTTTAAAATTCATTTGGAAGGCACAACATCAAATCGTGATGCTATAGGTACCATCTTAACACTGACCACTACCACTGGAACTTTAAAACGCTATTATTCAGGTGTTGGTTTTTTATCCCAAAGTTTACAAGCAGTTCATTTTGGATTGAATAATGAGACATTAATAACAGAGCTACAAATAAAATGGCCATCTGGATTAATTGAAACCTTCAATGATCTAGATGCAGATGTGACAATAAAGGCAACCGAAGGTCAAGGTTATCAAGTCTTGGATATTTTACCAAGTCAGAAAATTTATGGGTGTACTGACCCAATGTCTTGTACTTATGACCCTACGGCTACATTAGAAGATGGTTCATGTACCTACCTGGAATCGCAAGCGATTGAAGGGAATAATGTCTCTTCGTTTTTAAGCACTGAAACGTATAGTTATAATATAGCTGAAGGCTCAAGTGCGAACTGGCAGGTTAGTGGTGGCGAGATTTTAAGCGGACAAGGAACCGACACAATAACCGTAAAATGGCATTTGGAAGAGAGTGGTCAAATCATTGTTTTAGAATCAGATGATAGTTGTTCCAGTCTGGCAGTGACGCTTGATGTGGAATTAGGTGCTGATAATCTTCCAGAAAATATGTCCATAGCAAGACTATGGAACGAGGCATTACTTGAATCTATAAGAACCGATTTTGCAAGACCAACCGTACATGCCAGAAATTTATTTCATGCTAGTGTTGCGATGTACGATACTTGGGCAATTTATGATCAAACGGCAAGGCCTTACTTAATGGGTAATACCGTAAATGGGTTTAGCACTGAATTGGAAACTTTTGTACCTATTGAAAGTATTGAAGAATCGCAAAAACGAGCTATCAGTTATGCCATGTATCGGTTATTGACACATCGTTTTCAAAATTCTCCTGGTGTAGAAGGGACGCAGGCAAGATTCGATTTAATAATGGATAAACTAGGTTACGATACCAACTACTCTTCCTTGTTATATGAATTTGGAAATGCAGCCGCATTAGGAAATTACGTAGCACAAACCATAATTGATTATGGCTTGCAGGATGGTTCTAGGGAAGCAACTGGCTATGATAATGCCTATTACCAACCTGTAAATGCGCCTTATGCTTTAGATATCAGTACCAATGATCCCATCAGTGATCCCAATCGATGGCAACCGTTAGGTTTGGATACGTTTATAGATCAAGGTGGCAATATAGTCGATGGCAATGTACCTCCGTTTTTAAGTCCGGAATGGGGAAATGTATTCTCTTTTGCATTATCAGATGACGATAAATTAACTTATGAGCGTGACGGGAATTTCTTCAATGTCTTTCACGATCCTTCAGATCCTCCATATATAAATCTAATGGAAGAAAACATCTCTAGCGAAGCTTACAAATGGGGCTTTTCAATGGTGTCTGTCTGGCAGTCCCATCTGGATCCTAGTGATGGCGTACTGTGGGATATTTCTCCTAATACCATTGGAAATGTAGATATCAATACATTTCCGACCAATTATGAGGATTATCCTAGTTTTTATAATTTTATTGAAGGCGGAGGACAAGGTGCAGGGCATACCTTAAATCCAGTAACAGGTAGTCCGTACGACCTAAATATGGTACCTCGCGGTGATTATGCCAGGGTTCTGGCAGAATTTTGGGCAGACGGACCACATTCCGAAACGCCTCCAGGACACTGGTTTACAATTTTGAATTATGTAAGCGATCATCCGCAATTTGAAAAACGTTTTCAAGGTGAAGGTGATCTTTTGGATCCTATAGAGTGGGAGGTAAAGTCTTATTTTATCTTAGGAGGTGGTATGCACGATTCTGCAATTTCTGCATGGAGTGTGAAAGGTTGGTATGATTATATACGACCAATTTCAGCAATTCGCTCTATGGCAGAACGTGGCCAGAGTTCTAATCCGTCATTAGATAATTATCATATTGGTGGTATTCGATTAATAGAAAATTATATAGAAGTTGTTGAAGAAGGTGATCCACTGGCTGGTTTTGCAGATCAACATGTGGGTAAGATAAAACTATACACATGGAAAGGTCATGATTTTATTAATGATACAGAAACAGACCAAGCAGGCGTAGGATGGATTTTGGCTGAAAATTGGTATCCATATCAAAGACCAACATTTGTAACGCCGCCTTTTGCAGGCTTTGTGTCTGGACACTCCACCTTTTCTAGAGCAGCAGCAGAATTAATGACCATGATGACAGGTAGTGAATTCTTTCCAGGAGGTATGGGTGAGTTTGTTGCTAAACAAAATGAATTTTTAGTATTCGAGGAAGGCCCTTCCGTAGATGTGGTTTTGCAATGGGCAACGTACAGAGATGCTTCCGATCAAACGAGTTTAAGCCGAATTTGGGGTGGAATCCATCCACCAGCCGATGATATTCCAGGTCGATTTATTGGTCAAGCAGTAGCGGAAGATGTTTTTAGTTTTGCTGTACCTTATTTTGAAGCTGAAACTTTAAATATTGATGATTTAGATGAAGACATGGTGATTTATCCAAACCCAACGACCAATAGAACCCTTTTTATAACTCACACAACTTTGGAAGATTCAATAGAAGTTTTTGACATAAGAGGACGTAAAATTGAAATTAACGATAGAGGTTATGACAGTCTATCTCATACCACATCAATAAAGTTGAATACAGCTGCAATTGGTTTGTATATGTTAAAGATTAATGGGAATTCAAATATGATTGTGGTTAAGGATTGA
- a CDS encoding DnaJ C-terminal domain-containing protein, with translation MAFIDYYKILGLDKSASKSDIKKAYRKLARKYHPDLNPNDKEAELQFKKVNEANEVLSNDENRKKYDKYGENWQHGEAYEQAHQQQRQANQQRQYQSGSSFEGFGDGEYSDFFESMFGGGFAGRGGNTRFRGQDFNAQLQLNLRDVYTTEKRVLTVNGKNIRLTIPAGVANGQIIKIKGKGGPGVNGGPHGDLLIEFNIINNTEFKRDEANLYKTVNLDLYKAVLGGDVTIDTFDGKVKLNLKPLTQNGTQVKLKGKGFPKYKRDGQFGDLFITYTVELPKKLSDKEKELFEELAKLQ, from the coding sequence ATGGCATTTATTGACTATTACAAAATACTTGGTCTTGATAAAAGTGCTTCCAAAAGCGATATCAAAAAAGCCTATAGAAAGTTGGCAAGAAAATACCATCCCGATTTAAACCCCAATGACAAGGAAGCTGAGTTACAGTTTAAGAAAGTCAATGAGGCTAACGAAGTATTGAGCAACGACGAGAACCGAAAAAAATACGACAAATACGGCGAAAATTGGCAACATGGCGAAGCTTACGAGCAGGCACACCAACAACAGCGTCAAGCAAATCAACAACGACAATATCAAAGTGGCTCTAGTTTTGAAGGTTTTGGTGATGGTGAGTATTCTGATTTTTTTGAATCGATGTTTGGAGGAGGATTTGCTGGCAGAGGTGGCAACACAAGATTTAGAGGTCAAGATTTCAATGCCCAACTCCAACTTAATTTAAGAGATGTTTACACCACTGAAAAACGGGTGTTGACCGTTAACGGAAAGAACATCCGACTAACCATTCCGGCCGGAGTAGCCAATGGACAAATTATTAAAATTAAAGGCAAAGGCGGACCTGGTGTTAATGGTGGACCTCATGGTGATTTACTCATTGAGTTTAATATCATCAATAATACAGAATTTAAACGTGATGAAGCCAACCTTTATAAAACGGTAAATCTGGATTTGTACAAAGCGGTTCTTGGAGGAGATGTTACCATTGACACCTTCGATGGTAAAGTAAAATTAAATCTAAAACCACTTACCCAAAACGGCACCCAAGTAAAGTTGAAAGGCAAAGGATTTCCTAAATACAAAAGAGATGGCCAATTCGGGGATTTATTTATTACCTATACTGTTGAATTACCCAAAAAACTATCTGACAAGGAAAAAGAACTTTTTGAAGAACTGGCAAAATTACAATAG
- a CDS encoding SDR family NAD(P)-dependent oxidoreductase has translation MSKNIIITGTSRGIGFELVQLFANQGHNVLALSRNAKPISNLHFDNISSFAFDLCNQDDYQNVVDFVESEWKHVDILINNAGAIINKPFAETTFQDFTRVYQTNVFGVSELTRTVLPFMKSDGHVVTISSMGGIQGSMKFPGLSAYSSSKGAVITLVELLAEEYKETGPQFNVLALGAVQTEMLEEAFPGYQAPTTAKEMATYIQDFALTGNKYYNGKVLQVSNSTP, from the coding sequence ATGAGTAAGAATATAATTATAACAGGAACGAGCAGAGGAATTGGGTTTGAACTCGTACAACTTTTCGCTAATCAAGGTCATAATGTTTTGGCATTGTCCCGAAATGCAAAACCAATAAGTAATTTGCATTTTGATAATATTTCGTCTTTTGCTTTTGATCTTTGTAACCAAGATGATTATCAAAACGTAGTGGATTTTGTTGAATCGGAATGGAAACATGTTGATATTTTAATCAATAATGCAGGAGCAATTATCAATAAACCTTTTGCGGAAACCACATTTCAAGATTTTACCAGAGTATATCAAACAAACGTTTTTGGTGTTTCAGAATTAACAAGAACGGTGTTACCATTTATGAAAAGTGATGGACATGTGGTGACTATTAGTTCCATGGGTGGGATTCAAGGGAGTATGAAATTCCCTGGATTATCAGCTTATAGCTCTAGTAAAGGAGCCGTAATCACATTGGTAGAATTATTAGCCGAAGAATATAAAGAAACCGGACCGCAATTTAATGTTTTGGCATTAGGAGCTGTACAAACCGAAATGTTAGAGGAAGCTTTTCCTGGCTATCAAGCACCAACGACAGCAAAGGAAATGGCTACATATATTCAAGATTTTGCGCTAACTGGAAATAAATATTACAACGGTAAAGTGTTGCAGGTTTCCAATTCTACGCCTTAA
- a CDS encoding mannose-1-phosphate guanylyltransferase, producing the protein MKNKNYYAILMAGGVGSRFWPVSTQDFPKQFHDMLGTGDTLIQKTFKRLAQLIPEENIFILTNERYNDLVFEQLPSVTKRQVLLEPAMRNTAPCILYASLKIQKENKDAVMIVAPSDHWIEDEQAFSNNVKTAFDYCESHDALMTLGITPTFPNTGYGYIEYDKERSLSVAEVKSVNQFREKPDYETAKSFINQGNFLWNAGIFMWSAKSVISAFKNNQPKLFELFESGYSVYNTESEVDFIKDHYKKAENISVDYALMEKSDNVFVIPATFDWNDLGTWGSLYDKLDKDENSNAVVNAKTLLEDATGNMIRSKKDKLVVVDGLKDYIIVDKDEVLLIFPKEKEQDIKKVLQNVKAKFGESYG; encoded by the coding sequence ATGAAGAATAAAAATTATTACGCCATACTAATGGCAGGTGGAGTAGGTTCAAGATTTTGGCCAGTAAGTACACAGGATTTTCCTAAGCAGTTTCATGATATGCTAGGAACAGGAGATACGCTAATTCAGAAGACGTTTAAGCGTTTAGCTCAACTGATTCCTGAGGAAAATATTTTCATCCTAACTAATGAACGCTACAACGATCTAGTTTTTGAACAACTTCCAAGTGTTACAAAACGGCAAGTGCTTTTAGAACCTGCTATGCGAAATACGGCACCTTGTATTTTGTATGCCTCGTTAAAAATCCAAAAAGAAAACAAAGATGCGGTAATGATTGTTGCACCAAGCGACCATTGGATTGAAGATGAGCAAGCGTTTTCTAATAACGTCAAGACAGCTTTTGATTATTGTGAATCCCATGATGCTTTGATGACCTTGGGCATAACGCCAACGTTTCCAAATACAGGTTATGGTTATATCGAATATGATAAAGAGCGGTCACTGAGCGTAGCCGAAGTGAAATCGGTGAATCAATTCAGGGAAAAACCAGATTATGAAACTGCGAAATCTTTTATCAATCAAGGAAACTTCTTATGGAATGCAGGTATATTTATGTGGAGTGCAAAATCGGTTATTTCAGCCTTCAAAAATAATCAACCAAAATTATTTGAATTGTTTGAAAGTGGCTATAGCGTTTATAATACTGAATCTGAAGTTGATTTTATTAAAGACCATTATAAAAAAGCAGAAAACATATCTGTGGATTATGCATTGATGGAAAAGAGCGATAATGTTTTTGTGATTCCTGCTACTTTCGATTGGAATGACCTGGGGACTTGGGGCAGTCTTTATGATAAATTAGATAAAGACGAAAATAGTAATGCAGTTGTCAATGCCAAAACTTTGCTGGAGGATGCCACCGGAAACATGATACGCTCTAAAAAAGATAAACTCGTCGTAGTTGATGGATTAAAAGATTACATCATTGTTGATAAAGACGAAGTTTTACTTATCTTTCCTAAGGAAAAAGAACAAGATATAAAGAAAGTGCTTCAAAATGTGAAAGCTAAATTTGGAGAATCCTATGGATAG
- a CDS encoding chaperone modulator CbpM, which produces MKDTKLIPIPSLCTHYQIEMSFFDSLSEYGLIEYVSVEKTYCIHQDQIADIEKMIRLHQDLHLNFEGIDTVFNLLEKIDYLQSELRTTQNRLRRFEEE; this is translated from the coding sequence ATGAAAGACACAAAACTCATCCCAATTCCAAGTTTATGTACACACTACCAAATAGAAATGTCTTTTTTTGATAGTTTAAGCGAGTATGGTCTTATTGAATACGTTTCAGTGGAAAAAACCTATTGCATCCATCAGGATCAAATTGCGGACATTGAAAAAATGATTCGACTGCATCAAGATCTCCATCTTAATTTTGAAGGTATCGACACGGTTTTTAATCTCTTGGAAAAAATTGATTATTTACAATCAGAATTAAGAACTACACAAAATAGATTGAGACGGTTTGAAGAGGAATAA
- a CDS encoding M28 family metallopeptidase, producing the protein MKNLLLILTMTLVFSCSSSKKTPNNIKPEITAVGIKASMDYLASDVLEGRATGSKGIEDAAIFIENYLKSNDIKPYFETYRDSFKVNDLNGYNIVGVVEGNDPKLKNEFIILGGHYDHIGIGKVVEGDSIANGANDDASGTIAAMELGRYFAKAKTNKRSILITLYDAEELGLIGSGHLAKRLKNEGFNAYTMINFEMIGVPRAENEVMAYMSGFERSNFAETLNRYAGDTVVGFFPKAKEFGLFMRSDNFPFFKALNMPAHAISTFDFTNYDYYHHVDDEVDKMDFQHMEKFLNKMIPAFEGMMNAPTKEVVLNNE; encoded by the coding sequence ATGAAAAATCTTCTACTTATTCTGACAATGACACTTGTTTTCTCGTGTTCATCCAGTAAAAAGACACCAAATAATATTAAACCTGAAATTACAGCAGTTGGTATAAAAGCAAGTATGGATTATTTGGCTTCAGATGTTTTGGAAGGTCGTGCTACAGGAAGTAAAGGTATTGAAGATGCGGCAATTTTTATTGAAAACTACTTAAAGTCTAATGACATTAAACCTTATTTTGAAACCTATCGCGATTCATTCAAAGTGAATGATTTGAATGGTTATAATATCGTTGGAGTGGTGGAAGGAAACGACCCTAAACTCAAAAATGAGTTTATTATACTTGGAGGTCACTATGATCATATTGGTATTGGGAAAGTGGTGGAAGGTGATTCCATTGCCAATGGCGCAAATGATGACGCTTCAGGAACTATCGCTGCTATGGAGTTAGGAAGGTATTTCGCTAAAGCAAAAACCAATAAACGCAGTATTTTGATTACCTTATATGATGCTGAAGAGCTGGGATTAATAGGTTCTGGACATTTAGCGAAACGTTTAAAAAATGAAGGCTTCAATGCCTACACCATGATAAATTTTGAAATGATAGGTGTGCCAAGGGCAGAAAATGAAGTCATGGCCTATATGAGTGGCTTTGAACGTTCTAATTTTGCAGAAACTTTAAATAGATATGCAGGAGATACCGTTGTGGGTTTTTTTCCTAAAGCAAAAGAATTTGGTTTATTTATGAGGTCCGATAATTTTCCGTTTTTTAAAGCATTGAATATGCCAGCACATGCCATTTCAACATTTGATTTTACAAATTATGACTATTATCACCATGTGGATGATGAAGTGGATAAAATGGATTTTCAACATATGGAAAAATTTTTAAATAAGATGATTCCTGCATTTGAAGGCATGATGAACGCACCAACTAAAGAAGTCGTATTAAATAATGAGTAA